The following coding sequences are from one Bos indicus x Bos taurus breed Angus x Brahman F1 hybrid chromosome 5, Bos_hybrid_MaternalHap_v2.0, whole genome shotgun sequence window:
- the LOC113893424 gene encoding taste receptor type 2 member 42-like, protein MSVGTRVFFLVVSTGELILGVLGNGFIGLVNCIAWVKNGKVSSADFILTCLAVARTILEVLWARVLEWGWALTNHLTIWFATCLSIFYFLKIASFSHFFFMWLKWRMNRVLLVLFLAFFFLLSFDLLMQDALEWIFFKLHWYEVMMFVMVIPTLFSSGHSFVIILGNSKLRQIAFRLLWGLTFSKN, encoded by the exons ATGTCAGTTGGAACAAGGGTCTTCTTTCTAGTGGTGTCAACAGGAGAACTTATCTTAGGAGTACTGGGAAATGGGTTCATTGGACTGGTCAACTGCATCGCGTGGGTCAAGAATGGAAAGGTCTCATCAGCTGATTTCATCCTTACCTGCTTGGCTGTGGCCAGAACCATTCTGGAGGTTCTGTGG gcaagagtactggagtggggttgggCACTAACAAATCACTTAACTATCTGGTTTGCCACCTGCCTAAGCATATTCTACTTCCTTAAGATAGCCAGTTTCTCTCACTTCTTTTTCATGTGGCTGAAATGGAGAATGAACCGAGTGCTTCTGGTGCTTTTCctggcctttttctttttattatcttttgaCCTCTTAATGCAGGATGCTCTTG AATGGATCTTCTTTAAGCTACACTGGTATGAGGTCATGATGTTTGTCATGGTGATTCCAACTCTCTTTTCATCCGGCCACTCGTTTGTTATAATTTTGGGAAACAGCAAGCTAAGGCAGATTGCTTTCAGACTATTGTGGGGTCTTACGTTCTCTAAAAACTAA